The DNA region ATCGTTTCATTTTTATTGAATTCCCGATTCACTCTTCCTAAGATGCATTCATTCCCCGTCCGGGGCGTGCACATCCTGACTGGCAGAGAGGCCTGAGATGGAAATTCGTCAAAGCATTCACAGCGATCACGCAAAACAGCTCGACACCGAAGCGCTGCGGCGCGCGTTCCTGATTGAGAACATCTTCACTGCCGATGATTACACCCTGACCTATAGCCATATCGACCGCATTATCATTGGCGGCGTGATGCCGGTGAACCGGCCGGTTACCCTGGGGGATGAGATGGGAAAGGCCCTGGGCGTCAGCTATTTTCTCGAACGCCGTGAGCTGGGCGTAATCAACATCGGCGGGCCGGGTCAGGCAGTCATTGACGGTAAAACCTGGGAGATGGGCCAGGAAGAGGCGCTCTATGTCGGCAAAGGCGCGCGCACGCTGCAGTTCCGCAGCCTGGATCCGGCATGCCCCGCCCGCTTCTATTTCAACAGCGCGCCCGCGCACTGCACCTTCCCGGACAGAAAGATCACCCTTGCCGAAGCGGCCAGTACCACGCTGGGCGCTGCCGCTACCGCCAATCGCCGCACCATCCACAGGTTTATCGTGCCGGACGTTCTGCCCACCTGCCAGCTCACCATGGGCCTGACCAGACTGGAGAGCGGCAGTCTGTGGAACACCATGCCCTGTCACACCCATGACCGCCGCATGGAAGTCTATTTCTACTTCGACCTGCCGGATGAGAGCGCGGTCTTCCACATGATGGGAGAGCCGCAGCAGACCCGTCATCTGCTGGTGCATAACGAGCAGGCGGTGATCTCACCCAGCTGGTCTATCCATGCCGGAGTCGGCACGCAGTGTTACGCCTTTATCTGGGGCATGGTGGGCGAGAATCAGATCTTTGATGACATGGACCCCGTCAACATCAGCGCACTGCGCTGAGCAGAGGAGAATGACCTATGGTAGTGAACAGCTTTAATTTAGCCGGCAAAGTGGCCATCGTGACTGGCTGTAACACCGGTCTGGGCCAGGGGATGGCGCGTGGACTGGCGCAGGCTGGCTGCGACATCGTGGGCGTCAACCGCTCTGCGGCGGATGAAACGCAGCGGCAGGTTGAAGCGCTGGGCCGCCGGTTCTGGCCGGTGACGGCCGACCTGGTGCGCAGCGAGGTGGCCACGCAGGTTGTGGAACAGGCTGTCGCCGCAGCGGGCAGGATCGATATTCTGGTTAACAATGCCGGGATCATCCGCCGCGAAGATGCGCTTAATTTCAGCGTGAAGGACTGGGATGATGTGATGAACATCAACAGCAAGTCCGTGTTTTTCCTGGCGCAGCAGGCAGCACGCCGCTTTATCGCACAGGGTGGCGGCGGCAAGATTATCAACATTGCCTCAATGCTGTCGTTTCAGGGCGGCATCCGCGTGCCCTCCTATACCGCCTCGAAAAGCGCGGTGATGGGGCTGACCCGCCTGATGGCGAACGAGTGGGCGAAGCATGGCATCAATGTGAACGCCATCGCACCAGGTTACATGGCGACCGATAACACTGAACAGTTGCGTAACGACGCGGCACGCAGTGAAGAGATTCTGGGGCGGATTCCGGCGGGCCGCTGGGGCGCGCCCGAAGACATGATGGGCCCGGTGGTGTTTCTGGCCTCCTCCGCGTCGGATTACGTCAATGGCTACACACTGGCGGTCGATGGCGGCTGGCTGGCGCGTTAATCTTTTGCGCGGACACGGTTTCACGGCTGTCCGCGATGTTAAAAAAATTCATGCTTCGTTACAGCGTCACATGTTCTCATTTACTGGATAAATCCCTATACTGGATGCATCGACAGTTTTCTTTGTATCCAGGTTCTCTCATGACGGGCGAAGGCCACATCATTTTTGCCATTGCCAGCGCTATTTTCGCAAAGCGTGCTGAGCTGACACCCGTGCTGGCGCAGGCCGACTGGTGGCATCTTGTTCCCTCGGCGCTGCTGACCTGCCTGCTGCCTGACATCGACCACCCTAAATCTCTGCTGGGACAGCGGCTGCGCTGGCTCTCACATCCGATTGCGCGGGCGTTCGGACACCGGGGCTTTACCCACAGCCTGCTGGCGGTGGCTGCCGGATTGTGGCTTTTTCAGATAAACCTGCCCCAGTCGTCGCCGATACCGCCCGACGTGCTGCAGGGGCTGACGCTGGGTTATCTCAGCCATATCGTGGCCGACATGCTGACGCCCGCCGGGGTGCCGCTGCTGTGGCCCTGCCGCTGGCGCTTCCGCCTGCCGATTCTGCGCAGTCAGAAAGGGAATCAGCTGGAGCGGGCGCTGTGTCTGGGACTGGTGGGCTATGCGCTCTGGTTTCCGGTGGGGATGCCATCTTTTGGTGCAAACGGCTGGCCGACTCAGCTGTTTGATACGCTGCAGAACGGTGTTGGTCGGTTAATTTCCACGCATCGTGCGCAATAAAGCAGCGTAAAACGCTATTCAGTTATAAACCATGCCATTTGGATATAAGGCCCCCTCTGCGCCTGCTGTTACCATTCATACTGTCTTAATTCGTGATTAACATTATGCGGCCTTCCCGACCCGGAAGGCCGCATTACTCTGGAGTTTCAGTATGGACCTTCCTCTTACGCTTAATATCGTGGCCTTTGTGGTGCTGCTGGTATTGCTCTCCCGCTTCAGCCGTCAGAACTGGAGCCTGTCGAAAAAGGTACTGACCGGTCTGGTGATCGGCGTGCTGTTCGGCCTGGTGTTACAGCTGATCTACGGCGAAAACAGCGCAGTGGTCAAAGCGTCAATCAGCTGGTTCAACATCGTCGGCAATGGCTATGTTCAGCTGCTGCAGATGGTCGTGATGCCGCTGGTGTTCGTCTCTATTCTCAGTGCGGTCGCGCGTCTGCATAACGCCTCGTCGCTGGGGAAAATCAGCGTACTGACGATTGGCGTTCTGCTGTTTACCACCGCCATTTCGGCGCTGGTGGGCGTTTTTGTCACCGGCCTGTTCGGGCTGAGTGCGGAAGGTCTGGTTCAGGGCGCACAGGAAACGGCGCGTCTCAGTGCGATTCAGAGTAACTACGCAGGCAAGGTCGCCGATCTGACGGTGCCGCAGCTGGTGCTCTCCTTTATCCCGAAAAATCCGTTTGCGGATCTGACCGGCGCGAATCCGACCTCGATTATCAGCGTGGTGATTTTTGCTGCCTTCCTGGGTGTGGCTGCCCTGCAGTTGCTGAAAGATGATGAAGCTAAAGGTCAGCGTGTGCTGGTGGCTATCGATACCCTGCAGTCATGGGTCATGAAGCTGGTGCGTTTAGTGATGAAGCTGACCCCTTACGGTGTGCTGGCGCTGATGACCAAAGTGGTCGCCGGGTCTAACCTGCAGGACATCATCAAGCTGGGCAGCTTTGTGGTCGCCTCTTACCTCGGCCTGGCCATCATGTTTGGTGTCCATGCGCTGCTGCTGTCGATCAACGGTATCAACCCGCTGCGCTTCTTCCGTAAAGTGTGGCCGGTGATCACCTTCGCCTTTACCAGCCGCTCCAGCGCCGCCAGTATTCCGCTGAGTGTTGAAACCCAGACCCGTCGTCTTGGCGTGCCTGAATCGATTGCCAGCTTCTCCGCCTCCTTTGGTGCCACTATCGGTCAGAACGGCTGTGCCGGTCTCTATCCGACCATGCTGGCAGTGATGGTCGCGCCGACGGTCGGCATCAACCCGTTTGACCCGCTCTGGATCGCCACGCTGGTCGGCATGGTCACGCTGAGCTCGGCGGGCGTAGCCGGCGTCGGCGGCGGCGCCACCTTTGCGGCCCTGATTGTGCTGCCTGCGATGGGACTGCCGGTGACGCTGGTGGCATTGCTGATCTCCATCGAGCCGCTGATCGACATGGGCCGGACGGCGCTGAACGTCAACGGTTCCATGACCGCCGGTTCCCTGACCAGCCGCTGGTTAGGCCTCACCGACAGGCGTGTGCTGGAAAGCGACGACAACGCAGAACTGGCGCACCGCTGATGGCTTTACACCTGGCGCAGCCGCGCCAGGTTCTCCTCTCTTCTCCATAATCTTCCCCGTTAATGGCAACGCCGTTAAGAAAGCGTTAAGCGTGGTAAACAGGCGAAAATTTGCCGCTTTAGTGCTTGTCTTTGCCCGTGAAAAGGCGAATTCTGCCTCCAGTCTTATGAGGAGAATGCCCGATGAAAAAAATTATCGCCTCGCTTCTGACGCTGACGCTGCTTACGCCTGCGCTGGCGCTGGCTCACCCCGGTGACTGGGGCCCGCCGGGCGACTGGGGACGACATGGCGGACCCGGCCCGCACTGGGGCGGCCCCGGACCCCACTGGGGCGGGCCGGTGCACTTCTTACCCGACGCTGCTACGGCAGTGCTGATTGGCGGGCTGACCTACTACCTGCTGAACGGCAGCTATTATCAGCGTCACGGCGACGAATATGTGGTGGTCGAGCCACCGGAGGCGTCGCGGGTCAGCAATGAGATGCGGGTGCTCGATTTTAATGGCAAACGCTTTTATGTGCAGGCAGGTCACTATTATCAGCGGCAGATCGATGGTGACTATGTCGAGGTGCCGCGCCCGGCAGGATTGTAACGCGGCCCCAACGAAAAACGGCCCGTCATGATGACGGGCCGTTTGCTATTCAGGGGAAGGCTTACTGCTGAGCCTGCGGGTCAGTGTCATACTCCGCACAGCTCTGGAAACCGTAGTTCATCACACGGCCGGTATCGTTGTAGCTTACGAAGTAAGTCTGTGCTTTACCGTCGCGCTGGCCCAGAACGTAGGTCTGGCAGGTGCCACGCGCGTGAACCATGGTGATTTCAGTCGATGGCGCACCGGCGATCTGACGAACCTGATCGCGGGTCATGCCCTTTTTAACATCCTTTACCACTGGCTTAGTCACGTAGCTTTCCGCACGATCGTAAGTCGTACAACCAGACAGTGCAGCCAGTGTCAGCGCCGCAGCGATACATCCCATCACTTTATTCATCTTGTTGTTCCTCATTGATTGTCCATGTGGAATCAAGCCTGGAACAGAAATGCTGATATATCAAGTTTATGAAGAACAATTCGTGGCACTGTGACCGTCAGGATTCCGTAAAGAAGGCTGTGTTACCCTCAGCACGCACGTATACTTCCCGGCTATCGGGGCAGCGGCCAGCCCCCCTTTACGCGCGGCTGCACGCCTCTCTATCAGCAGGGTGCAACGAACATCCGCTCTGCTGGCCTGCCCGATTTCCGTTTACGCCATCGCTGACGACCCTGAGGATCAATGACCCCTTTACACGCAAACCGTCTGGCCTATGCCATCACACTCGGCCTGCTGGCCGCACTGGGCCCGCTCTGTATCGACCTCTATCTGCCGGCGCTGCCGCAGCTGGCGCAGGATCTCCGGACCGAAACCGCGACCGCGCAGCTCAGCCTGACCGCCGGTCTGCTGGGGCTGGGATTCGGCCAGCTGCTGTTTGGCCCGATGAGCGATAAGGCGGGCCGTCTGCGCCCGCTGACGCTCTCTCTGATCCTGCTGTTTATCGCCTCGCTGGGCTGCGCGCTGGCGCAGGATATCGACCAGCTGCTGCTGGCGCGCCTGTTCCAGGGGTTAGCGGGCGCAGGCGGCGCGGTGCTCTCCAGGGCCATTGCCCGGGATATGTACAGCGGCCACGAGCTGACGCGCTTCTTTGCGCTGCTGATGCTGGTCAATGGCCTGGCCCCGATCGGTGCGCCGGTGCTCGGCGGCGCGCTGATGACGATCCTGGACTGGCGAGGCATCTTTATGGTGCTGGGCGGCATTGCCATCCTGTTGATCCTGCTGGCGCGCTGGAAACTGCATGAAACGCTGCCTGAGACACGACGCAGTCAGGGATCGATCCTGTCCGCCTACGCGGCACTTGGTCAGGTGGTGACCCACCGCCCCTTTATGGGCTTCTGCCTGACCCAGGGCTTTATGATGTCCGGCATGTTCGCCTATATCGGCGCCTCGCCCTTTGTACTGCAGCAGCTCTATGGCCTCTCGCCACAGGCGTTCAGTTTCTGCTTTGCCGCCAACGGCTTCGGCCTGGTCATTGCCTCGCAGACCAGTGCCCGCCTCTGCCCGCTCTGGGGCGAATACCGGGTGCTGAAAGGCGGACTGACGCTGGCCTTTGTCGCCTCCGGCCTGCTGCTGCTGGCCGCGCTGTATCAGGCGCCGCTGCCCCTGCTGCTGGTGGCGCTGTTCTTTTCCATCGCCAGCAACGGGGTGATCGCCACCACCGCCTCCTCCCTGGCGATGCAGAGTCAGGGGCATCGGGCGGGCAGCGCGTCCGCCGTGATCGGCGTGACGATGTTCACCCTGGGCGCGATTACCGTGCCGATCACCGGCATCGGCGGCACCTCCGTCGTGAGCATGTGTGCCACCCTCTTTGGCTGCTTTATGATGGCGATCCTGATGTTCTGTGTGCTGGCAAAAAAACCGCAGCAGCCGCTGAAAACTCACTGATTTCGCAACGTTTAGCCGAAATCCGTTGCCGCTTTGGCTTGTTGTTTTCGCCAAGGCACGTTAGCTTTAGTAACACGTTCGCATCGAGCCGACAGCCACTGACCTGAGGAGAAGTTCATGTCACTGCAGCAGGAAATTATTCAAGCACTGGGTGTGAAGCCCGCTATCGACGCCAGCCAGGAAGTGCGGGTCAGCGTCGATTTCCTTAAAGCCTATCTGAAACGTCACAGCGGACTGAAAACGCTGGTGCTGGGGATCAGCGGCGGTCAGGATTCGACGCTGGCGGGCAAGCTGGCGCAGACGGCGATCGCGGAACTGCGTCAGGAGAGCGGCGACAACGACTACACCTTTATTGCGGTGCGTCTGCCCTACGGCGTGCAGGCCGATGAGCAGGATTGCCAGGATGCCCTGGCCTTTATCCAGCCCGACCGTTCGCTGGTGGTCAACATCAAAGAGTCCGTGCTGGCCAGCGAGCGCGCCCTGAAAGAGGCGGGCATCACGCTGTCCGATTTCGTTCGCGGCAACGAAAAAGCGCGTGAGCGGATGAAAGCACAATACAGCATCGCGGGCATGACCCGGGGTGTGGTGGTCGGCACTGACCACGCCGCCGAGGCCGTCACCGGCTTCTTCACCAAGTATGGCGATGGCGGCACTGACATCAATCCCCTGTTCCGTCTGAATAAACGCCAGGGCAAGCAGCTGCTGAAACATCTGGGCTGCCCGGAACATCTCTACCTGAAGAAACCCACTGCCGATCTGGAAGATGATCGTCCCGGTCTGCAGGATGAGGTGGCGCTGGGCGTCACCTACGAGATGATCGATGACTATCTGGAAGGCAAAAGTATCGACCCGGAGAATGCCCGCATCATCGAGGGCTGGTATCTGAAAACCGAGCACAAACGTCGCCCGCCGATCACGGTGTTTGACGACTTCTGGAAGTAATGCCCCGCCTCCTCTGCACCGGCAGAGGAGGTTTTTCCCACTCACTCTGTTGATTGCTGCATGTCTGCCACCGTTTCGCGTGCCACCCTTATCGGCCTTATCGCCATTCTGCTCTGGAGCACCACCGTTGGCCTGCTGCGCAGCGTCAGCGAAGCCTTTGGCGCCACCGGCGGCGCGGCACTGATCTACAGCACCACGGCGCTACTGCTCTGTCTGACCCGCGGTCTGCCGCGACCCGGTGCGCTGCCCGCGATCTACCTGTGGCTGGGCGGCGCGCTGTTTGTCGGCTACGAAATCTGTCTGGCGCTGGCGATCGGCCTGGCCAGCGATCGCAGCCAGTCGCTGGAGCTGGGGATGATTAACTATCTCTGGCCCTGCCTGACGATTGTGCTGGCGATCCCCTTTAATCAGCAGCGTTTCCGCCCCTGGCTCTGGCCGGGGCTGCTGCTGTCGCTGCTGGGGATTGTCTGGGTGATGAAAGGCAGTGGCAGCGGCTCGCCCTCTCTGCTGTGGCAGAATATGCAGCGCAATCCTGCGGCCTACAGCCTTGCCTTTGTCGCCGCCCTGACGTGGGCGACCTACAACAACCTTACCCGCCGCTTTGCCCGCGGGTCGAACGGCGTCACCCTCTTTTTTATTCTGACCGCGCTGGCGCTGTGGCTGAAGTTTGCCCTCAGCCCGCCGCTGCAGCCGATGAACTTTGCCCCCGTTCCGCTGCTGGAGGTGGGGTTTGTCGGACTCTCAACCGCCGTCGCCTATTCCGCCTGGAATCACGGTATCCAGCAGGGCAACCTGACGCTGCTGGCCACCGCCTCCTACTTTACGCCCGTGCTCTCGGCACTGCTGGGATCGCTGTGGCTTGGCCTGACTCCGCCACTGGCCTTCTGGCAGGGTGTCGCGATGATTACCCTGGGGTCGCTGATCTGCTGGCTGGCGACCCGCGGACAATAAGCAGACCACTGGCGATCATTTCACCAGGCTGTTATGCTGTATGGACAACCAGTAAATGGAGTCCATTTTGGTCAGACGTGCTGCTATGCTTCGCCCCGAACCCGATGCGAATGCAATTTATCAATATCCCGAACACCTGCGTGAATGGCTGGAAGGCCTGCCGAATCGTCCCGGCGTTTACACCTTCCACGGAGAGAGTGAGTCGCTGCCGCTCTATATCGGCAAAAGCGTGAATCTGCGTTCGCGGGTTATGTCCCATTTCCGCACCCCTGATGAGGCGAAGATGCTGCGCCAGTCACGGCGTGTCAGCTGGATCCCGACCGCCGGCGATCTGGGCGCGCTGCTGCTGGAAGCGCAGATGATCAAAACCCAGCAGCCGCTGTTCAATAAGCGATTACGCAAGAACCGGCAGCTCTGCTCGCTGCAGATCACCGACACCAAACCGCAGGTGGTCTACGCCAAAGATCTCGATTTCAGCCAGTCGCCCAATCTGTTCGGACTCTACCGCAGCCGCTTTGCTGCCATTGAGCGGCTCAAGCAGCTCGCGGATGAGTATCAGCTCTGTCATGGTCTGCTGGGGCTGGAAACACTGAGCGCAGGCCGGGGCTGTTTTCGTTCGGCGCTGCGTCGCTGTGCCGGTGCCTGTTGCGGCAAAGAGCCGGTCAGCGATCATCAGGATCGGCTGCTGGAAGCGCTGGAAAACGTGCGGGTCTTCTGCTGGCCGTGGCAGGGCGCGGTAGGCCTGGTCGAAGAGGGAAAAGAGATGACCCAGATCCATGTTATCGATCACTGGTTCTATCTCGGTTCGGTCGACACCCTGGAGGAAGCGCGAAAACTGCAGCGGCCTAAAGGCGGTTTCGACCACGACGGCTATAAAATCCTCTGCCGCCCGATTCTCTCGGGTGCCTACCCTATTCTGCCGCTATAAAAAAAACCGCCGACGCTGCCCACTCACCGTCAGTGGACAACGCCGGCGGTCTCAGACCGTTAGCTAAGGGCTTATTCAGCCGGTTCGGCTGGCGGTGCCATCTGGCCTTCACGCGGGCCTTTCTCTGTCAGACGCTTTTCAAAGTCAGCGTTGTACTGTTTCTTCTGCTCTGGCGTCAGCACGTTATAGAGCTTGTTCTGGGTTTCCAGCATCGTCAGCGCATGCTCTTTCGCATCAGCAGACATCTTCTCTGCCTGTGCTTCTGCTTTGCTCTTATCGAAGCTGTCAGCCGCGATAATGCTGTGGGCAGCACGGCGTTCATCCAGTGACGGGCGCTTCATCTCTTTACGGCTCTCTTTCAGGATGTCGCGCATCTGAGTCTGCTGCGCTTCGGTCAGGTTCAGCCCTCTGAACATCCGATCCATGCCGTGGTGCATAGGCGGTTTGTGCATCGCTTTTTCGCTGCCAGCCGGTGGAGGCGTCAGGTTGTCAGCAGCAGCATGGACGGCGCTGGCTGCACCAAACGCCAGCGAAGAAGCCAGTAAAAGGGAAGTCAGTTTGCGCATAATAGTGTCCTTATATTTCATGATAATGACGACAGCACTCTGTCGCGTCTTCGGAAACAA from Pantoea deleyi includes:
- a CDS encoding metal-dependent hydrolase, coding for MTGEGHIIFAIASAIFAKRAELTPVLAQADWWHLVPSALLTCLLPDIDHPKSLLGQRLRWLSHPIARAFGHRGFTHSLLAVAAGLWLFQINLPQSSPIPPDVLQGLTLGYLSHIVADMLTPAGVPLLWPCRWRFRLPILRSQKGNQLERALCLGLVGYALWFPVGMPSFGANGWPTQLFDTLQNGVGRLISTHRAQ
- the cho gene encoding excinuclease Cho, giving the protein MVRRAAMLRPEPDANAIYQYPEHLREWLEGLPNRPGVYTFHGESESLPLYIGKSVNLRSRVMSHFRTPDEAKMLRQSRRVSWIPTAGDLGALLLEAQMIKTQQPLFNKRLRKNRQLCSLQITDTKPQVVYAKDLDFSQSPNLFGLYRSRFAAIERLKQLADEYQLCHGLLGLETLSAGRGCFRSALRRCAGACCGKEPVSDHQDRLLEALENVRVFCWPWQGAVGLVEEGKEMTQIHVIDHWFYLGSVDTLEEARKLQRPKGGFDHDGYKILCRPILSGAYPILPL
- a CDS encoding DUF6515 family protein, with the protein product MKKIIASLLTLTLLTPALALAHPGDWGPPGDWGRHGGPGPHWGGPGPHWGGPVHFLPDAATAVLIGGLTYYLLNGSYYQRHGDEYVVVEPPEASRVSNEMRVLDFNGKRFYVQAGHYYQRQIDGDYVEVPRPAGL
- the osmE gene encoding osmotically-inducible lipoprotein OsmE produces the protein MNKVMGCIAAALTLAALSGCTTYDRAESYVTKPVVKDVKKGMTRDQVRQIAGAPSTEITMVHARGTCQTYVLGQRDGKAQTYFVSYNDTGRVMNYGFQSCAEYDTDPQAQQ
- a CDS encoding L-cystine transporter, with protein sequence MDLPLTLNIVAFVVLLVLLSRFSRQNWSLSKKVLTGLVIGVLFGLVLQLIYGENSAVVKASISWFNIVGNGYVQLLQMVVMPLVFVSILSAVARLHNASSLGKISVLTIGVLLFTTAISALVGVFVTGLFGLSAEGLVQGAQETARLSAIQSNYAGKVADLTVPQLVLSFIPKNPFADLTGANPTSIISVVIFAAFLGVAALQLLKDDEAKGQRVLVAIDTLQSWVMKLVRLVMKLTPYGVLALMTKVVAGSNLQDIIKLGSFVVASYLGLAIMFGVHALLLSINGINPLRFFRKVWPVITFAFTSRSSAASIPLSVETQTRRLGVPESIASFSASFGATIGQNGCAGLYPTMLAVMVAPTVGINPFDPLWIATLVGMVTLSSAGVAGVGGGATFAALIVLPAMGLPVTLVALLISIEPLIDMGRTALNVNGSMTAGSLTSRWLGLTDRRVLESDDNAELAHR
- the yddG gene encoding aromatic amino acid DMT transporter YddG → MSATVSRATLIGLIAILLWSTTVGLLRSVSEAFGATGGAALIYSTTALLLCLTRGLPRPGALPAIYLWLGGALFVGYEICLALAIGLASDRSQSLELGMINYLWPCLTIVLAIPFNQQRFRPWLWPGLLLSLLGIVWVMKGSGSGSPSLLWQNMQRNPAAYSLAFVAALTWATYNNLTRRFARGSNGVTLFFILTALALWLKFALSPPLQPMNFAPVPLLEVGFVGLSTAVAYSAWNHGIQQGNLTLLATASYFTPVLSALLGSLWLGLTPPLAFWQGVAMITLGSLICWLATRGQ
- the spy gene encoding ATP-independent periplasmic protein-refolding chaperone Spy; the protein is MRKLTSLLLASSLAFGAASAVHAAADNLTPPPAGSEKAMHKPPMHHGMDRMFRGLNLTEAQQTQMRDILKESRKEMKRPSLDERRAAHSIIAADSFDKSKAEAQAEKMSADAKEHALTMLETQNKLYNVLTPEQKKQYNADFEKRLTEKGPREGQMAPPAEPAE
- the kduD gene encoding 2-dehydro-3-deoxy-D-gluconate 5-dehydrogenase KduD; this translates as MVVNSFNLAGKVAIVTGCNTGLGQGMARGLAQAGCDIVGVNRSAADETQRQVEALGRRFWPVTADLVRSEVATQVVEQAVAAAGRIDILVNNAGIIRREDALNFSVKDWDDVMNINSKSVFFLAQQAARRFIAQGGGGKIINIASMLSFQGGIRVPSYTASKSAVMGLTRLMANEWAKHGINVNAIAPGYMATDNTEQLRNDAARSEEILGRIPAGRWGAPEDMMGPVVFLASSASDYVNGYTLAVDGGWLAR
- the kduI gene encoding 5-dehydro-4-deoxy-D-glucuronate isomerase — its product is MEIRQSIHSDHAKQLDTEALRRAFLIENIFTADDYTLTYSHIDRIIIGGVMPVNRPVTLGDEMGKALGVSYFLERRELGVINIGGPGQAVIDGKTWEMGQEEALYVGKGARTLQFRSLDPACPARFYFNSAPAHCTFPDRKITLAEAASTTLGAAATANRRTIHRFIVPDVLPTCQLTMGLTRLESGSLWNTMPCHTHDRRMEVYFYFDLPDESAVFHMMGEPQQTRHLLVHNEQAVISPSWSIHAGVGTQCYAFIWGMVGENQIFDDMDPVNISALR
- the nadE gene encoding ammonia-dependent NAD(+) synthetase — encoded protein: MSLQQEIIQALGVKPAIDASQEVRVSVDFLKAYLKRHSGLKTLVLGISGGQDSTLAGKLAQTAIAELRQESGDNDYTFIAVRLPYGVQADEQDCQDALAFIQPDRSLVVNIKESVLASERALKEAGITLSDFVRGNEKARERMKAQYSIAGMTRGVVVGTDHAAEAVTGFFTKYGDGGTDINPLFRLNKRQGKQLLKHLGCPEHLYLKKPTADLEDDRPGLQDEVALGVTYEMIDDYLEGKSIDPENARIIEGWYLKTEHKRRPPITVFDDFWK
- a CDS encoding multidrug effflux MFS transporter, whose protein sequence is MTPLHANRLAYAITLGLLAALGPLCIDLYLPALPQLAQDLRTETATAQLSLTAGLLGLGFGQLLFGPMSDKAGRLRPLTLSLILLFIASLGCALAQDIDQLLLARLFQGLAGAGGAVLSRAIARDMYSGHELTRFFALLMLVNGLAPIGAPVLGGALMTILDWRGIFMVLGGIAILLILLARWKLHETLPETRRSQGSILSAYAALGQVVTHRPFMGFCLTQGFMMSGMFAYIGASPFVLQQLYGLSPQAFSFCFAANGFGLVIASQTSARLCPLWGEYRVLKGGLTLAFVASGLLLLAALYQAPLPLLLVALFFSIASNGVIATTASSLAMQSQGHRAGSASAVIGVTMFTLGAITVPITGIGGTSVVSMCATLFGCFMMAILMFCVLAKKPQQPLKTH